One segment of Haloplanus natans DSM 17983 DNA contains the following:
- a CDS encoding AbrB/MazE/SpoVT family DNA-binding domain-containing protein, which translates to MSKTTEADDRGRIVIPSEIRKKHGDRYRIVELSDRVELIPLQEDPVAGLREAVGDAFEGKSIAEIKQDARDAAREDTLKDVTESERG; encoded by the coding sequence ATGAGTAAGACAACCGAGGCCGACGATCGGGGGCGGATTGTCATTCCATCCGAGATCCGGAAAAAGCACGGGGACCGATATCGGATCGTTGAGCTCAGCGATCGAGTTGAATTGATCCCGCTGCAAGAGGACCCGGTTGCGGGACTTCGAGAGGCTGTTGGCGATGCGTTCGAAGGGAAATCGATCGCCGAAATAAAACAAGACGCTCGTGACGCGGCTCGCGAGGACACGCTCAAGGATGTCACGGAGTCAGAGCGCGGATGA